Proteins from a single region of Eremothecium gossypii ATCC 10895 chromosome VI, complete sequence:
- the MET4 gene encoding Met4p (Syntenic homolog of Saccharomyces cerevisiae YNL103W (MET4)): protein MSLPPNHMQNLFGDDAGGSHNTGHGTGGEDVTPALLLEQLAYVDNFMTDLDPDFSNLDTLLGDRGSSATTGLPLDERLAAELSAFADESFIFPDEDKHDGEGNADRANEVGGSALSDAWTQSREDAAGNRRAQLLSERRNTFLAAQYDSTRQRFSRQAETPGAGDTDHGGFINYDTAPAPAAGDFALDVEQAQAPATGTQVGQRGVTPPSYPNIQMPEYSRIPTATLVALLPKVEVPPGALRSLLQVGFTRDQVDAVRAIMAYHQTRGVQSSTGTARTVPSLAQRSRMPLQSPSMAYGSVAPVSEARESPAGTADNNSATLFLELLSKQQGRRRSSAEPTERHEEREHRSSVAPEEQQRTWPRTASRDIDTLSNGPLLGDGQSNSDNLSRSAGHPLAEGSSAQVAEVKAAYGNTTKAHLRRKQKELELEKSVQELSQLATTLKQRIQTLEMENRLLRNIVVEKGEPSKTEKDKATQRQFYPEVHEGA from the coding sequence ATGAGCCTTCCGCCGAACCACATGCAGAATCTCTTTGGAGATGACGCAGGGGGCAGCCACAACACAGGTCACGGGACGGGCGGCGAAGATGTAACGCCTGcactgctgctggagcagctaGCCTACGTAGACAACTTTATGACAGACCTGGATCCAGACTTTTCTAACCTAGACACGTTGTTGGGAGACAGGGGCTCCAGTGCTACGACGGGGCTGCCGCTCGACGAGCGCCTCGCGGCAGAGCTGAGCGCATTCGCGGACGAGAGCTTCATCTTTCCGGACGAGGATAAGCACGACGGCGAGGGCAATGCGGATCGCGCGAACGAGGtgggcggcagcgcgctgTCGGATGCTTGGACACAGTCGCGAGAAGATGCAGCGGGTAACAGGCgggcgcagctgctgtcTGAGCGGCGCAATACGTTCCTGGCAGCCCAATATGACTCCACCCGGCAACGGTTTTCGCGGCAGGCGGAGACGCCGGGAGCGGGGGACACAGACCATGGTGGATTCATAAACTACGAcacggcgccggcgccggctgCCGGGGACTTTGCGCTTGATgtggagcaggcgcaggcgccggcAACGGGCACACAGGTGgggcagcgcggcgtgACGCCTCCCAGCTACCCAAATATCCAGATGCCCGAGTACTCTCGCATCCCTACGGCAACCCTAGTTGCTCTGCTGCCGAAGGTAGAGGTTCCACCGGGGGCGCTACggtcgctgctgcaggtagGGTTCACGCGCGACCAGGTGGACGCAGTCCGGGCCATCATGGCGTACCACCAGACGCGCGGAGTACAGTCCTCAACGGGCACTGCTCGTACAGTTCCTTCGCTGGCACAGCGATCTCGGATGCCACTCCAAAGTCCCTCAATGGCATATGGTAGTGTGGCACCGGTATCCGAAGCACGAGAATCGCCTGCTGGCACTGCGGACAATAATTCCGCCACGCTTTTCTTGGAGTTGCTTTCAAAGCAGCAGGGTAGGCGACGGTCTTCTGCGGAACCAACGGAACGCCACGAGGAGCGCGAACACCGCAGTAGCGTAGCGCCGGAGGAGCAGCAACGTACCTGGCCTCGGACGGCCAGCAGAGATATAGACACGTTGTCCAATGGGCCGCTGTTGGGGGACGGCCAAAGTAACAGCGACAACCTCTCACGCAGTGCGGGGCATCCCCTCGCGGAAggcagcagcgcgcagGTGGCAGAAGTCAAGGCGGCATATGGCAACACAACGAAAGCACACCTGCGCCGTAAGCAGAAGGAGCTGGAACTGGAGAAGTCAGTGCAGGAACTGAGTCAGCTAGCCACTACTCTTAAACAGCGAATACAAACATTGGAAATGGAAAACAGGCTGCTGAGGAACATCGTCGTAGAGAAGGGCGAGCCGTCCAAAACCGAGAAGGACAAGGCCACGCAGAGACAATTCTACCCCGAGGTACACGAAGGTGCTTGA
- a CDS encoding 2-isopropylmalate synthase (Syntenic homolog of Saccharomyces cerevisiae YNL104C (LEU4) and YOR108W (LEU9)) produces the protein MFRHTLIRLAIGAGRSVTPHKPTYRNMLRDPSKKYKAPLKVPLARRDWPGKTISRAPRWLSTDLRDGNQALSDPMSLEQKKAFFHKLIEIGFKEIEVAFPSASQTDFDFTRYAVENAPDDVSIQCLVQSREHLIRRTVEALRGARRATVHTYLATSDMFREIVFNMTREEAITKAVEATRLVRSLTKDDPAQQSTRWTYEFSPECFSETPVEYAVEVCEAVKAAWEPTEDNPIIFNLPATVEVASPNVYADQIEYFCKHISEREKVCVSMHTHNDRGCAVAATELGLLAGADRVEGCLFGSGERTGNVDLVTVALNMYTHGISPELDFSDIPDVTRVVERCNKIQVHPRTPYGGDLVVCAFSGSHQDAIKKGFAYRDRAREPHWRMPYLPLDPADVGRDYEAVIRVNSQSGKGGAAWIIQKTLGLDMPRDMQTRFSTIVQDAADSAGRELQAAEIAALFSQTYNYDKRLSHLELLDYDITRHSPERRELRGIARAGGRQFALSGFGNGPVSAFVDALNNHLHSDLSVAQYAEHSLGSGSSTRAAAFILLSFTGPDGRRASRWGVGVSEDVADASTEAVVAAANCILEAGGLQLPKQVRDTISAQN, from the coding sequence ATGTTCAGACATACGCTAATTAGGCTAGCGATTGGCGCTGGGCGTTCAGTCACGCCGCATAAACCCACATACCGCAATATGCTACGGGACCCATCAAAAAAGTACAAGGCACCACTTAAGGTGCCGCTCGCCAGACGCGACTGGCCGGGGAAGACCATTAGCAGGGCTCCTCGCTGGCTCTCAACAGATCTGCGCGATGGCAACCAGGCGCTTTCTGATCCGATGTCGCTGGAGCAGAAGAAGGCGTTTTTCCACAAGCTGATCGAGATTGGGTTCAAGGAAATCGAAGTCGCGTTCCCGTCGGCGTCGCAGACCGACTTTGACTTCACACGCTACGCCGTAGAGAACGCGCCGGACGACGTGAGCATCCAGTGTCTGGTGCAGTCGCGAGAGCACCTGATCAGGCGCACTGTGGAGGCGCTgcggggcgcgcggcgggccaCGGTCCACACGTATCTGGCGACGTCTGACATGTTCCGCGAGATCGTGTTCAACATGACGCGCGAGGAGGCCATTACCAAGGCGGTGGAGGCTACGCGGCTGGTGCGGAGCCTCACCAAGGACGACCCCGCACAGCAGAGCACCCGGTGGACGTACGAGTTCTCCCCTGAGTGCTTTTCGGAAACTCCGGTCGAATACGCCGTGGAGGTCTGCGAGGCAGTCAAGGCCGCCTGGGAGCCTACGGAGGACAACCCCATCATCTTCAACTTGCCGGCTACTGTGGAGGTTGCCTCTCCGAATGTATATGCCGACCAGATTGAGTACTTCTGCAAGCACATCAGTGAGCGCGAAAAGGTTTGCGTCTCGATGCACACACACAATGACCGCGGATGTGCCGTCGCCGCGACTGAGCTGGGCCTCCTGGCCGGCGCGGACCGCGTCGAGGGCTGCTTATTCGGCAGTGGGGAGCGTACGGGCAACGTGGACTTGGTGACAGTCGCGCTCAACATGTACACGCATGGAATCTCTCCGGAGTTGGATTTCTCGGACATCCCAGACGTTACCAGGGTTGTCGAGCGCTGTAACAAGATTCAAGTCCACCCACGAACCCCGTACGGTGGCGATCTCGTGGTATGCGCATTCTCTGGCTCCCACCAGGACGCCATCAAGAAGGGGTTCGCCTACCGCGATCGCGCACGCGAACCGCACTGGCGCATGCCATACCTCCCACTCGACCCAGCAGACGTCGGCCGCGACTACGAGGCTGTCATCCGCGTCAATTCACAGTCTGGCaagggcggcgcggcctGGATCATCCAGAAGACGCTCGGACTCGACATGCCGCGCGACATGCAGACGCGCTTTTCCACCATCGTCCAGGATGCTGCAGACAGCGCAGGCCGTGAACTGCAGGCCGCGGAGATTGCAGCCCTCTTCTCGCAAACCTACAACTACGACAAGCGCCTCTCGCATCTGGAGCTTCTTGACTATGACATCACCAGGCACAGTCCGGAGCGTCGCGAACTGCGCGGCATTGCCCGTGCTGGCGGCCGGCAGTTCGCGCTTTCAGGCTTCGGTAACGGGCCGGTCTCTGCGTTTGTCGATGCCCTCAACAACCACCTGCACTCGGACCTCAGCGTCGCGCAGTATGCCGAACACTCCTTAGGCTCCGGCTCCTCCAcccgcgctgctgcgttCATCCTACTCTCGTTTACAGGGCCTGACGGTCGGCGGGCTTCGCGCTGGGGCGTTGGCGTCTCGGAAGATGTGGCAGATGCCTCCACCGAGGCGGTAGTCGCCGCGGCAAACTGCATCTTGGAAGCTGGTGGCCTGCAACTGCCGAAGCAAGTACGGGACACAATTTCAGCTCAGAACTAG
- a CDS encoding AFL233Cp (NOHBY616; No homolog in Saccharomyces cerevisiae), with protein MLARKAARRLRGAVATIAVRRRRGLQLAAACSVLSSCVMAACFMFRLYACMREHSARTGIALREHGGHVGADTEGLYAAAGPATILQANANFMAHSSFLKAEMTSLLLLQLSHAILAVRTIEFFAGPASVPQCFVMVELLLVFGLMALWVSLYMQFACLVLHGDSTWRAYAILESATHLALSLFRCMDRWPLLKIEYMLVLLMFGTPVVLTCLTCVALLVRCGESSNAPAPRACAAR; from the coding sequence ATGCTGGCACGAAAAGCAGCAAGACGTTTACGGGGAGCGGTCGCGACGATCGCGGTACGGCGTCGGCGCGgcctgcagctggcggcagCTTGCTCGGTGCTCAGCAGCTGCGTGATGGCCGCGTGCTTCATGTTCCGACTGTATGCGTGCATGCGCGAGCACAGCGCGCGGACGGGAAtcgcgctgcgcgagcacGGCGGGCACGTCGGCGCGGACACGGAGGGCCTCTACGCGGCCGCGGGCCCTGCCACGATCCTGCAGGCGAATGCCAACTTTATGGCGCATTCGTCCTTCCTGAAGGCTGAGATGACATCGCTGCTACTGCTCCAGCTGAGCCACGCAATCCTGGCGGTGCGCACGATCGAGTTTTTCGCTGGCCCCGCGAGCGTGCCACAGTGCTTCGTAATGGTGGAGCTCCTGTTGGTGTTCGGACTTATGGCGCTGTGGGTTTCTCTTTATATGCAGTTCGCGTGCCTGGTCCTACACGGCGACTCTACCTGGAGGGCGTACGCCATCCTCGAGAGTGCGACGCACCTGGCGCTATCTCTTTTCCGCTGCATGGACCGCTGGCCACTGCTGAAAATAGAGTACATGCTGGTCCTGTTGATGTTCGGGACGCCTGTTGTGCTCACCTGTCTCACATGTGTGGCGCTGCTCGTCCGATGCGGCGAAAGCAGCAACGCGCCCGCGCCACGTGCGTGCGCCGCGCGATGA
- a CDS encoding AFL234Cp (NOHBY617; No homolog in Saccharomyces cerevisiae): MERQALLCRYADRSRKYDELKVGQVTSPLSRLVYWWFLSCSLGMMYILVLGRSLGGLVAVIVIVLILRQLFEASVLDHDGKGTLWAVGSATVALAMGVFVVCMLSEWLSLLQPEGGFTIEMYSWDYFSSDVIFDIIGIVSVLLLIVVLLICLLLSLITLFQIIVYICESIHGFIKPQIGVRLYEEPSSYV, translated from the coding sequence ATGGAGCGCCAGGCACTACTTTGTCGCTACGCAGACCGCAGTCGGAAATACGATGAGCTGAAGGTGGGGCAGGTGACATCTCCGTTGAGCAGGCTTGTATACTGGTGGTTTTTGTCGTGCTCGCTAGGGATGATGTACATCCTTGTTCTTGGACGCAGCCTGGGTGGGCTCGTTGCAGTGATCGTCATAGTACTAATTCTGCGCCAGCTTTTCGAGGCTTCTGTTCTGGATCATGATGGAAAGGGAACGCTGTGGGCCGTAGGCTCCGCGACAGTGGCACTGGCGATGGGAGTTTTCGTTGTGTGCATGCTATCGGAGTGGCTCTCATTGTTGCAGCCTGAGGGCGGGTTTACGATAGAGATGTACTCCTGGGACTATTTCTCCTCCGATGTGATATTTGATATTATAGGTATAGTGTCGGTTTTACTGCTCATCGTTGTTCTGCTTATTTGTTTGCTGCTCAGCTTGATAACACTCTTTCAGATTATAGTTTACATCTGTGAGTCAATCCATGGTTTCATCAAGCCGCAGATCGGTGTTCGGCTTTACGAAGAACCTTCGTCTTATGTCTAG
- a CDS encoding AFL228Wp (Syntenic homolog of Saccharomyces cerevisiae YOR109W (INP53) and YNL106C (INP52)), which translates to MFVLVQREPQRRIAIISKSYALIFKAVKADCGSPGASGASRPLCAIELLPKSHLREQNFEKLTNLEVYGFLGLIEIENKIFICTITGKSKVARPIPGETVNKIYAVDFFCLNDDRWDFVEFDTNGYSIPTTEEDYASQQTVTKHPCHELKKLLSNGSFYYSSDFDLTSLLQYRGLDSHSLSFDDFQEEYMWNSFLMQEIISFRDKLEDQARQVLDDEGFLTTVIRGFAETFPTYIGSLPVWVTIISKQSWRRAGTRFNARGIDDEANVANFVETEFIMYSNDYCYAFTEIRGSVPIFWEQDTSLINPKVQITRSIEATQPIFDEHFQRLVDKYGPIHVVNLLSTKYSEMELSRRYRTHIERSKSLKLDENIFLTEFDFHRETKDQGFSAASRIRPMIERSLLENGYFSYDVKENKPISKQRGVFRVNCLDCLDRTNLIQQFISRYAFLLFLQDFQIVKSNVVNNMEDYEWFQKHNNLWADHGDAVSQIYTGTNALKSSFSRKGKMSLAGALSDATKSVSRMYINNFMDKGKQQNIDSLLGRLPHQQPVQLYDPIKEYVTSKLETMAHEFTKSSKISLLVGTFNVNGLTKKVDITDWLFPIGNKYLPDVVVLGMQEVIELNAGSILNADYSKSNFWQQLVNECLNQYNEKYLLLRAEQMSSLLILFFVKSTKVSHIKRVEGGSKKTGFGGITGNKGAVAIRFEYGNTSFCFVNCHLAAGISNTEERRSDYESIAKGINFTRSKKVPHHDSIFWLGDLNYRLALPNEDVRQILNNKEDGYIEKLLAYDQLTQEMSNGSSFKGFMEPSIQFRPTYKYDHGTNRYDSSEKARTPSWTDRIIYKGKNLQPMAYGDVSLCLSDHKPVYSAYKADVNFVDETIKMSLTKELYFRYKEAHPEQASNTSIALIDVVAESKGARKRNMESPINDWSETNLLDLEPASVVSIPSSNSSTPGMSPQPPAHVQKHIPGPGGRHRVPPPPPPAPRGNGIAASGTNSQRSLQTNSTQGSPVPPAKVGPPVPARRGTLPPGFSDSILVPKNASSSALSSTSTNSGKAASNSPSPTPRPSSSVSAAGDSEANHASPTGSSAAYTSTKQPPAVPKKKPELERLTLDSWKPLTPK; encoded by the coding sequence ATGTTTGTACTAGTGCAGCGAGAGCCGCAGAGACGGATTGCTATTATCTCGAAGTCATATGCCCTTATATTCAAGGCCGTGAAGGCCGATTGCGGTTCGCCAGGCGCTTCTGGGGCGAGCCGGCCCCTCTGTGCCATCGAGCTGTTGCCCAAGTCACATCTTCGAGAGCAGAACTTTGAGAAGCTGACAAACCTGGAAGTGTACGGCTTCCTGGGGCTAATTGAGATAGAAAACAAGATCTTCATATGCACAATCACCGGCAAGTCCAAGGTGGCCCGTCCTATCCCGGGGGAAACTGTTAACAAGATATACGCAGTTGATTTCTTCTGCTTGAACGACGACCGGTGGGACTTTGTCGAGTTCGACACGAACGGGTACTCCATTCCGACGACCGAGGAGGACTACGCATCGCAGCAGACCGTGACTAAGCACCCATGCCATGAGTTAAAGAAGCTGCTATCTAACGGATCGTTTTATTACAGCTCTGATTTTGACCTGACTTCGCTGCTGCAGTACCGTGGACTGGACTCGCACTCCTTAAGTTTCGATGACTTCCAGGAGGAATATATGTGGAACTCCTTTCTCATGCAGGAGATTATTAGCTTTCGGGACAAGCTGGAAGACCAGGCACGCCAGGTTTTGGATGATGAAGGGTTCCTGACGACGGTGATCCGGGGGTTTGCGGAGACGTTTCCTACATACATTGGGTCCCTACCGGTGTGGGTCACCATAATTTCCAAGCAAAGTTGGCGGCGGGCCGGCACAAGGTTCAACGCGCGGGGGATAGATGATGAAGCAAATGTGGCTAATTTTGTGGAGACTGAGTTCATTATGTATTCGAATGATTACTGTTACGCATTCACAGAAATTCGGGGCAGCGTCCCGATATTTTGGGAGCAGGATACATCTTTGATTAACCCAAAGGTGCAAATAACGCGGTCCATTGAGGCCACTCAACCCATATTTGACGAACACTTCCAACGGCTTGTGGACAAGTATGGCCCCATACACGTTGTGAACCTTCTATCCACCAAATACTCTGAGATGGAGCTCTCCAGGCGCTATAGAACTCATATAGAACGCTCAAAAAGCCTTAAACTTGATGAGAATATTTTTCTGACCGAATTTGACTTCCATCGGGAGACGAAAGACCAGGGATTTTCTGCTGCAAGCAGAATTAGGCCGATGATCGAGCGGTCTCTACTCGAAAATGGTTATTTCTCTTATGACGTCAAAGAGAACAAGCCTATATCAAAACAGCGCGGTGTTTTCCGAGTTAACTGTTTAGACTGCTTGGATAGGACAAACTTGATTCAACAGTTCATCTCACGGTACGCATTTTTGCTCTTCCTACAAGATTTCCAAATAGTCAAGTCTAATGTTGTGAACAATATGGAGGACTATGAATGGTTCCAAAAACACAACAACCTGTGGGCGGATCATGGAGATGCTGTATCGCAAATCTATACTGGTACCAACGCCCTTAAATCTTCGTTCTCCAGGAAAGGGAAAATGTCCTTGGCTGGCGCGTTATCAGATGCTACCAAATCTGTTAGCCGTATGTACATCAACAATTTCATGGATAAAGGAAAACAGCAGAACATCGACTCTTTGCTGGGTCGGTTACCTCACCAACAGCCAGTGCAGCTATATGATCCCATCAAGGAATATGTCACTTCGAAATTGGAAACAATGGCCCATGAATTTACAAAGTCCTCCAAGATAAGTCTTTTGGTGGGGACCTTCAATGTAAACGGCCTGACGAAAAAGGTCGACATAACTGATTGGTTGTTTCCTATTGGAAATAAGTATTTGCCAGATGTGGTCGTACTGGGTATGCAGGAAGTCATTGAGCTAAATGCGGGATCAATTCTTAATGCTGACTATTCGAAGAGTAATTTTTGGCAGCAATTGGTCAATGAATGTCTGAATCAATACAATGAGAAATATTTGTTGTTGCGAGCTGAGCAGATGTCTTCTTTATTGATCTTATTCTTCGTTAAGTCGACGAAGGTATCTCATATCAAACGCGTTGAAGGAGGCAGTAAAAAAACAGGCTTTGGCGGAATTACTGGTAACAAAGGTGCGGTTGCAATCCGGTTTGAGTATGGAAATACCTCATTCTGTTTTGTAAACTGCCATTTAGCCGCAGGGATCTCAAATACCGAGGAGCGCCGTTCTGACTACGAGAGTATCGCCAAAGGCATCAATTTCACCAGATCGAAGAAGGTACCACACCATGATTCCATCTTTTGGCTGGGTGACCTAAACTACAGACTTGCGCTGCCAAACGAGGATGTTAGGCAGATATTGAATAATAAAGAAGATGGTTATATCGAGAAACTTCTAGCTTACGACCAGTTGACTCAGGAGATGAGTAACGGATCCTCATTTAAGGGATTTATGGAACCCTCAATTCAATTCCGTCCAACCTACAAGTACGATCATGGTACTAACCGCTATGATAGCTCAGAAAAGGCACGTACTCCATCTTGGACTGATAGAATCATTTACAAAGGCAAGAACCTACAACCAATGGCATACGGAGACGTCTCACTTTGCCTGAGCGACCATAAGCCTGTCTATTCAGCATATAAAGCCGACGTGAACTTTGTGGATGAAACGATAAAAATGTCACTAACCAAAGAGCTATACTTCCGATACAAGGAGGCGCACCCAGAACAGGCATCAAACACATCTATTGCTTTGATAGATGTCGTAGCGGAGTCCAAGGGCGCTAGAAAGCGCAATATGGAAAGTCCAATAAATGATTGGAGTGAAACCAACTTGTTGGACTTAGAACCTGCTTCTGTTGTAAGCATACCATCGTCCAACTCCTCTACGCCAGGCATGTCGCCCCAGCCGCCTGCACATGTTCAAAAGCATATTCCAGGCCCTGGAGGAAGACACAGGGTTCCACCGCCTCCGCCACCAGCACCTCGGGGCAACGGCATCGCCGCATCTGGAACAAACTCGCAGAGATCGCTACAGACAAACAGTACCCAGGGGAGCCCAGTCCCACCGGCAAAAGTAGGTCCGCCTGTTCCTGCTCGGCGCGGCACGCTCCCCCCTGGGTTCAGCGACTCTATCCTCGTACCTAAAAATGCATCCAGTAGCGCACTTTCCTCCACCAGCACCAACAGCGGCAAGGCCGCCAGCAACTCTCCCAGTCCCACCCCACGTCCTAGCAGCTCAGtatctgctgctggtgaCTCTGAGGCGAACCACGCATCCCCTACTGGGTCCAGTGCAGCGTACACATCCACTAAACAACCTCCAGCGGTTCCAAAGAAAAAGCCCGAACTGGAACGCCTCACTCTGGACTCGTGGAAACCCCTCACACCGAAGTAG
- the YAF9 gene encoding YEATS domain-containing protein YAF9 (Syntenic homolog of Saccharomyces cerevisiae YNL107W (YAF9)), whose amino-acid sequence MAPAQAKRIKTLSVARPIVYGNTAKKMGDVRPAIAPSEHTHMWTIFVRGPQGEDISYFIKKVVFKLHETYPNPVRVVDAPPFELTETGWGEFEINVKVHFVDEANEKMLNFYHHLRLHPYTEEDGRRSDGDEVSSVFYDEIVFNEPNEAFFAKMIEQPGNLLPSNKTPDCVFSLQLEQEEIDRIQQGIGKVDEEIEQLKQKLEQDLAK is encoded by the coding sequence ATGGCACCAGCGCAAGCTAAGCGGATCAAAACTCTGTCAGTGGCGCGGCCCATTGTCTATGGGAACACGGCTAAGAAGATGGGCGATGTGCGGCCGGCCATTGCGCCGAGCGAGCACACACACATGTGGACAATCTTTGTACGAGGCCCGCAGGGCGAGGATATCTCGTACTTCATCAAGAAAGTAGTATTCAAGCTGCACGAGACGTATCCGAACCCCGTACGGGTGGTGGACGCACCGCCTTTCGAGCTGACGGAAACAGGGTGGGGCGAATTTGAGATCAACGTGAAGGTACACTTTGTGGATGAGGCGAACGAGAAGATGCTGAACTTCTACCACCACCTGCGGCTGCACCCATATACGGAGGAGGATGGGCGGCGGAgcgacggcgacgaggTGAGCTCGGTATTCTACGACGAAATAGTGTTCAACGAGCCCAACGAGGCGTTCTTTGCGAAGATGATCGAGCAGCCCGGCAATCTCCTACCGTCGAACAAAACACCGGACTGCGTGTTTTCGCTGCAGCTCGAACAGGAGGAGATCGACCGGATACAGCAGGGCATCGGGAAGGTGGACGAGGAGATCGAGCAGCTAAAGCAGAAACTGGAGCAGGACTTGGCGAAGTAG
- the RGS2 gene encoding GTPase-activating protein RGS2 (Syntenic homolog of Saccharomyces cerevisiae YOR107W (RGS2)) gives METIPTLQDLLQGRQRDASGHDGASSTLLMFHEFLRRTHCDENLQFVLMTDGFVAEQADPPVDPGVWNQIYDTFIRRDSPKECNFPESIRSVFDDSFQRQVVPQQEHIVRARKHVLKLLEDAYTKFHRQLVEQGKSCGKTRVPRDSASSSSSGRASLSSASAAPANATPGRPLLMSPAESAQALVQPEFAVSDGEDDSIPELISSPTSVDRMWYSRQLAQIPTKRVHTHVLQAPDPAPAAQSALLAPCSPPQAPARSPNEAGIPHAGSAAAAAVASTFHSAHLIASPLHNAKIRGKKQLFSKFKFGRRSSSSGSLSN, from the coding sequence ATGGAGACGATTCCGACGCTGCAGGACCTGCTGCAGGGGCGACAGAGGGATGCGTCGGGGCATGATGGCGCGTCGAGCACCCTGTTGATGTTCCATGAGTTCCTGCGGCGCACACACTGCGACGAAAACCTGCAGTTTGTACTAATGACTGACGGTTTTGTGGCGGAGCAAGCGGACCCGCCGGTAGACCCGGGGGTATGGAACCAGATATACGACACATTTATCCGGCGTGACTCGCCGAAGGAATGCAATTTCCCCGAGAGCATACGCTCGGTCTTCGACGACAGCTTCCAGAGGCAGGTGGTGCCGCAGCAGGAGCACATCGTACGCGCGCGCAAGCATGTGCTGAAGCTTCTCGAGGACGCATACACGAAGTTTCATCGGCAGCTGGTCGAGCAGGGGAAGAGCTGCGGCAAAACGCGCGTGCCGCGCGACAGCGcgtcctccagcagctcggGCCGCGCCTCTTTGTCGTCGGCCTCGGCTGCCCCAGCCAATGCCACTCCCGGTCGGCCGCTGCTGATGTCACCTGCTGAAAgcgcgcaggcgctggtCCAGCCAGAATTTGCTGTCAGCGATGGCGAGGACGACAGCATACCGGAGCTCATCAGCTCCCCCACGTCCGTCGATAGGATGTGGTATTCGcggcagctggcgcagatACCGACTAAGCGTGTGCACACGCACGTCCTGCAGGCGCCGGACccagcgccggcagcgcagTCAGCACTGCTGGCGCCCTGCAGTCCGCCCCAGGCCCCGGCCCGGAGCCCGAACGAGGCCGGCATCCCCCACGCAGGCtcggcagctgcagcggcggTCGCCTCCACCTTCCATAGCGCACATCTGATTGCGTCCCCTCTGCACAACGCCAAAATCAGGGGAAAGAAGCAGCTTTTCAGCAAATTCAAGTTTGGCAGGCGGAGtagcagcagcggcagcttGTCTAATTGA
- the VAM3 gene encoding SNAP receptor VAM3 (Syntenic homolog of Saccharomyces cerevisiae YOR106W (VAM3)) — protein sequence MSFLDLEAHPGERGAGTIAAPAAVQDGEVIGLLTELSTQVQNLRKKVQLLGTARDDHTLRNSIESEDIPRCEQLRDRLQSNPRLTGRDKYVSDLHWLTVELLQLKRNYQKRKLGSPLRSKSGAADGGAAAPPGHAPPHEEPGRNSYVSIQVRSDERTPLLAQQQILRQQEHVPQEELDFHSLIQEVRSQEISNIHTQVQDVNAIFKQLGTLVQEQGKQVDTIDSNINGLTSNLQGANQHLRKAERYQRQRNKCGTLTLCVIAVVTLVVVLAALS from the coding sequence ATGTCGTTTTTGGATCTTGAGGCGCATCCCGGGGAGCGCGGGGCGGGGACGATAGCCGCGCCGGCTGCGGTGCAGGACGGCGAGGTGATCGGGCTTCTCACCGAGCTCTCCACGCAGGTGCAGAACTTGCGGAAGAAGGTGCAACTGCTCGGCACGGCGCGGGACGACCACACACTTCGCAACAGCATTGAGAGCGAGGACATCCCGCGGTGTGAGCAACTCCGCGACCGACTCCAGTCGAACCCGCGGCTCACGGGGCGAGATAAGTACGTGTCGGACCTGCACTGGCTCACGGTGGAGCTCCTCCAGTTGAAGCGGAACTACCAGAAGCGGAAGCTCGGGTCGCCGCTCCGCAGCAAgagcggcgcggcggacggcggcgcggcagcgccgccgGGACACGCGCCTCCGCACGAGGAGCCCGGGCGCAACAGCTACGTGTCGATCCAGGTGCGGTCCGACGAGCGCACGCCGCtcctggcgcagcagcagataCTGCGGCAGCAGGAACATGTGCCGCAGGAGGAGCTCGACTTCCACTCGTTGATACAGGAGGTGCGCAGCCAGGAGATCTCCAACATCCACACGCAGGTCCAGGATGTGAACGCCATCTTCAAGCAGTTGGGTACCTTGGTACAGGAACAGGGAAAACAGGTTGACACCATCGACAGCAACATTAACGGCCTTACCTCGAACCTGCAGGGCGCTAATCAGCATCTTCGTAAAGCCGAGCGTTATCAGCGCCAGCGCAACAAATGTGGGACCCTCACACTCTGTGTCATTGCAGTGGTAACGTTGGTTGTCGTCTTGGCTGCGCTTAGCTGA